In one window of Janthinobacterium sp. 1_2014MBL_MicDiv DNA:
- a CDS encoding putative porin, whose protein sequence is MNSLFSSPQRMRRLPLALAAFALSVAASAVQAQAPADSTMVKLIRGLIQSGALNKDAGEALLAQAQSEALAAAQARPAAAPAALAQVQPGDVRVPYISQTVREQIRDEIKGQVLAEAKAGGWAAPNETPAWTKRIRMEGDVRARYESRYYDMANSNIEIDWRSLNGGSGYDVNSNTNLALPSLLNTRQDRKNLLRARARLGILADISESTQAGIRLASGNDDSPVSTTQTLGGGLGKKNIWLDQAWLSYQPASWLTLTAGRFDNPFVSGDELFSSELNFDGIAAKVQQPVGAAKDVTVFGTLGLIPLEYSSDNAPSRSQAKMASENKWLLGAQVGASWKINSDHQLRGALAYYNFRNISGEYSQPCALYAGADGCSTDWSRPSSMQKGNSLMLLRNIALNPLDPANTPQPQFVGLASKFRLANLNARWDSKVAGGKDLRIEGDYVRNMAYDKNAMWARAKGGIMNNFGGTGGVSQADFRSGGNAYMLQATLGKASPAARGDWNVLLGYKRIEPDALPDAYNDSTFHLGGTNARGYYLGGAYALDKNTWLNGRWTSSREVFGSALSIDTLQIELNARF, encoded by the coding sequence ATGAATTCCTTATTTTCTTCCCCACAGCGCATGCGCCGCCTGCCGCTGGCGCTGGCCGCCTTCGCCCTGAGCGTGGCGGCCAGCGCGGTGCAAGCGCAAGCGCCGGCCGACAGCACCATGGTCAAGTTGATCCGTGGCCTGATCCAGAGCGGCGCCCTGAACAAGGACGCGGGCGAAGCGCTGCTGGCGCAGGCGCAGAGCGAGGCGCTGGCTGCCGCGCAAGCCCGTCCGGCCGCGGCGCCGGCAGCCCTGGCGCAAGTGCAGCCGGGCGACGTGCGCGTGCCGTACATTTCGCAAACCGTGCGCGAGCAGATCCGCGACGAGATCAAGGGACAAGTACTGGCCGAGGCGAAGGCGGGCGGCTGGGCCGCGCCGAACGAAACGCCGGCATGGACCAAGCGCATCCGCATGGAAGGCGATGTGCGCGCGCGCTACGAGTCGCGCTATTACGACATGGCCAACAGCAATATCGAGATCGACTGGCGCTCGCTCAACGGCGGCAGCGGCTACGACGTCAATTCGAATACCAACCTGGCCCTGCCCTCGCTGCTGAACACGCGCCAGGACCGCAAGAACCTGCTGCGCGCGCGCGCCCGCCTGGGCATCCTGGCCGATATTTCCGAGAGCACGCAAGCGGGCATCCGCCTGGCCAGCGGCAACGACGACAGCCCGGTATCGACCACGCAAACCCTCGGCGGCGGCCTGGGCAAGAAAAATATCTGGCTCGACCAGGCCTGGCTGTCGTACCAGCCCGCGTCCTGGCTGACCCTGACGGCGGGCCGCTTCGACAACCCGTTCGTGTCGGGCGACGAGCTGTTTTCCAGCGAACTCAATTTCGACGGCATCGCCGCCAAGGTGCAGCAACCGGTGGGCGCGGCCAAGGACGTCACCGTCTTCGGCACGCTAGGCCTGATCCCGCTCGAATATTCGTCCGACAATGCGCCGAGCCGCAGCCAGGCCAAGATGGCCAGCGAGAACAAGTGGCTGCTGGGCGCGCAGGTGGGCGCCTCGTGGAAGATCAATAGCGACCATCAGTTGCGCGGCGCGCTGGCCTACTACAACTTCCGCAACATCAGCGGCGAGTATTCGCAGCCGTGCGCGCTGTACGCGGGCGCCGATGGCTGCAGCACGGACTGGTCGCGTCCGTCGAGCATGCAAAAGGGCAACAGCTTGATGTTGCTGCGCAATATCGCGCTGAACCCGCTCGATCCGGCCAATACGCCGCAGCCGCAATTCGTCGGCCTGGCGTCGAAGTTCCGTCTGGCCAACCTGAATGCGCGCTGGGATAGCAAGGTCGCCGGTGGCAAGGACTTGCGCATCGAAGGCGATTATGTGCGCAACATGGCCTATGACAAGAATGCAATGTGGGCGCGCGCCAAGGGCGGCATCATGAACAACTTCGGCGGCACGGGCGGCGTTTCGCAAGCCGATTTCAGGAGCGGCGGCAACGCCTACATGCTGCAAGCCACCCTGGGCAAGGCCAGCCCCGCGGCGCGCGGCGACTGGAACGTCCTGCTGGGCTACAAGCGCATCGAACCGGACGCCTTGCCGGACGCCTACAACGATTCCACCTTCCACCTGGGCGGCACGAATGCGCGCGGCTACTACCTGGGTGGCGCGTATGCGCTCGACAAGAATACGTGGCTGAACGGCCGCTGGACGTCGAGCCGCGAAGTGTTCGGCTCGGCACTGTCGATCGACACCCTGCAAATCGAATTGAATGCGCGTTTTTAA
- a CDS encoding ExbD/TolR family protein — MATSAKFTPRKRSGGINITPFVDVLLVVLVIFILTSNASIPGIKVDLPKASSAMALEKPKTKAITIDNAGQVFLDAYPVTLPELEERLRTEKALTPDFPVIVRGDAAVQYAKVVEVLDLLRRIDLNQVGLVTGKPA, encoded by the coding sequence ATGGCCACCTCCGCCAAGTTTACCCCCCGCAAGCGTAGCGGCGGCATCAACATCACGCCCTTCGTCGACGTGCTGCTGGTGGTGCTGGTGATCTTCATTTTGACCAGCAACGCCAGCATTCCCGGCATCAAGGTCGACCTGCCCAAGGCCAGTTCGGCCATGGCGCTGGAAAAACCGAAGACCAAGGCCATCACCATCGACAACGCGGGCCAGGTCTTCCTCGACGCCTATCCCGTCACCCTGCCCGAGCTGGAAGAGCGCCTGCGCACGGAAAAGGCGCTCACGCCCGATTTTCCCGTGATCGTGCGCGGCGATGCGGCCGTGCAATACGCGAAAGTGGTCGAAGTGCTCGACCTGCTGCGCCGCATCGACCTGAACCAGGTGGGCCTGGTGACCGGCAAGCCGGCATGA
- a CDS encoding DEAD/DEAH box helicase, which yields MDFTRDETSETPVAPASSPGAPLPYAVATWLQRVEAAAHPKAVLSIAEPDPKLNQHRLIYVLAPTSGGRHVALCLYKARLRPNGDVAAASPISEIFSLLSAPPSFLTPADEDLVRFFVAMRSGQNSQTGSATEPKGKVGAALLGMLAEQDKLLWANSWADVGNGLVYPLQEGPVRPARLFWRDEGKTMRLGWQVDPPEGAKHHGADQIDYMLPTDPPWYIDNLSCGVLELNQGGSDISLADLQALVAQAPPLNANDKVRVSQLLLAQGLQHLMPLPQPLPQRLRKDVPAQPVLLLDSAMLADGSVQRWHDFAVLSYDYDGERVSFDPSQRVVRQVGEVTEIIQRNTDDEARALATLAELQFKKPGAAPLSGLKGALLLPSQAEWLRFAESGIDALLEQGWIVEKTAKYRYDVSEVDDWYAEIDDQDPDSGNAWFELELGIVVNHERVPLLPVLVQLIRNAPNDFNPKVIEAHAEDDQMLATLPDGTRVALPWGRVRPILNTLGELYFNDKIKRAVRMSTLDAARLEELARGLELRWTGGEQLRAMGRKLSQFGSVQKVAAPAGLQATLRDYQADGLAWMQFLRDHDLAGILADDMGLGKTVQTLAHILVEKEAGRLTHPALVIAPTSLMGNWQDEAAKFAPSLKVLLLQGKDRAQQFDQIGQCDLVLTTYALLPRDEETLREHDFHLVILDESHYIKNTRSKAAQSAGLLRARHRLCLSGTPLENHLGELWSQFHFLLPGLLGDEKTFNTQFRHPIERQDDPLRRMLLNRRIKPFLLRRTKDNVAKELPPKTEMVRKVELTGPQRDLYETVRLAMDQKVREEIDKKGVARSQIVILEALLKLRQVCCDPRLVKSLPAKKQSAGSAKLLDLMQMVEDLLDEGRKILVFSQFTSMLELIEEELESRDIPYALLTGETKDRGAQVAAFQQGAVPIFLISLKAGGVGLNLTAADTVIHYDPWWNPAAENQATDRAWRIGQDKPVFVYKLIAKGTLEEKIQLLQQKKSELAQSILAEGEAQKMALTQEDLQQIFAPLED from the coding sequence ATGGATTTTACCCGCGACGAAACCAGTGAAACCCCAGTTGCCCCGGCAAGTAGCCCGGGAGCGCCTTTGCCGTATGCCGTCGCCACCTGGCTGCAGCGGGTGGAGGCAGCCGCCCATCCGAAGGCCGTGCTGAGCATTGCCGAACCCGACCCCAAACTCAACCAGCATCGCCTGATCTACGTGCTGGCGCCCACCAGCGGCGGCCGCCACGTGGCCCTGTGCCTGTACAAGGCGCGCCTGCGGCCGAACGGCGACGTGGCGGCAGCCTCGCCCATCAGCGAAATCTTTTCGCTGCTGTCGGCGCCGCCGAGCTTTCTGACGCCGGCCGATGAAGACCTCGTGCGCTTCTTCGTGGCCATGCGCAGCGGCCAGAATTCGCAGACGGGCAGCGCCACGGAGCCGAAGGGCAAGGTGGGCGCGGCCCTGCTGGGCATGCTGGCCGAGCAGGACAAGCTGCTGTGGGCCAATTCCTGGGCCGACGTGGGCAATGGTCTCGTGTATCCATTGCAGGAGGGACCCGTGCGTCCGGCCCGGCTGTTCTGGCGCGACGAGGGCAAGACCATGCGCCTGGGCTGGCAAGTCGATCCGCCCGAAGGCGCGAAACACCATGGCGCCGACCAGATCGACTACATGCTGCCCACCGATCCGCCGTGGTACATCGACAACCTGTCGTGCGGCGTGCTGGAACTGAACCAGGGCGGCTCCGACATTTCCCTGGCCGACTTGCAGGCGCTGGTGGCGCAGGCGCCGCCGCTGAACGCGAACGACAAGGTGCGCGTGTCGCAACTGCTGCTGGCGCAGGGCTTGCAGCACCTGATGCCGCTGCCGCAGCCCTTGCCGCAGCGCTTGCGCAAGGATGTGCCGGCGCAGCCGGTCTTGCTGCTCGACAGCGCCATGCTGGCCGATGGCAGCGTGCAGCGCTGGCACGACTTCGCCGTGCTGTCCTACGATTACGATGGCGAGCGCGTCTCGTTCGACCCTTCGCAGCGCGTGGTGCGCCAGGTGGGCGAGGTGACGGAAATTATCCAGAGAAATACGGACGACGAGGCGCGCGCGCTGGCCACCCTGGCCGAGCTGCAATTCAAGAAGCCCGGTGCCGCCCCCTTGAGCGGCTTGAAGGGCGCCCTGCTGCTGCCTTCCCAGGCGGAATGGCTGCGCTTTGCCGAGTCCGGTATCGACGCCTTGCTGGAGCAGGGCTGGATCGTGGAAAAGACGGCCAAGTACCGCTATGACGTGAGCGAAGTGGACGACTGGTATGCGGAAATCGACGACCAGGACCCGGATAGTGGCAACGCCTGGTTCGAGCTGGAACTGGGCATCGTCGTCAATCACGAGCGCGTGCCGCTGCTGCCCGTGCTGGTGCAGCTGATCCGCAACGCGCCCAACGATTTCAATCCGAAAGTCATCGAGGCGCATGCCGAGGATGACCAGATGCTGGCGACCTTGCCCGATGGCACGCGCGTGGCCCTGCCATGGGGCAGGGTGCGCCCCATCCTCAACACCCTGGGCGAGCTGTATTTCAACGACAAGATCAAGCGTGCCGTGCGCATGTCGACCCTGGATGCGGCGCGCCTGGAAGAGCTGGCGCGCGGGCTGGAATTGCGCTGGACGGGTGGCGAGCAATTGCGCGCCATGGGCCGCAAGCTGAGCCAGTTCGGTTCCGTGCAGAAGGTGGCCGCGCCGGCCGGCTTGCAAGCGACCCTGCGCGATTACCAGGCCGACGGCCTGGCGTGGATGCAATTCCTGCGCGACCATGACCTGGCGGGCATCCTGGCCGATGACATGGGCCTGGGCAAGACCGTGCAGACCCTGGCGCATATCCTGGTGGAAAAGGAGGCGGGCCGTTTGACGCATCCGGCCCTCGTCATCGCACCGACGAGTTTGATGGGCAACTGGCAGGACGAGGCGGCCAAATTCGCGCCCAGCCTGAAGGTGTTGCTGCTGCAGGGCAAGGACCGCGCGCAGCAGTTCGACCAGATCGGCCAATGCGACCTGGTGCTGACCACCTACGCCTTGCTGCCGCGCGACGAGGAAACCTTGCGCGAGCATGATTTCCACCTGGTCATCCTCGACGAATCGCACTACATCAAGAATACGCGCAGCAAGGCGGCGCAAAGCGCGGGCCTGCTGCGCGCGCGCCACCGTTTGTGCCTGTCCGGCACGCCGCTGGAAAACCATCTGGGCGAGCTGTGGTCGCAATTCCATTTCCTGCTGCCGGGCTTGCTGGGCGACGAAAAGACCTTCAACACCCAGTTCCGCCACCCGATCGAGCGCCAGGACGACCCGCTGCGGCGCATGCTGCTGAACCGCCGCATCAAGCCCTTCCTGCTGCGCCGCACGAAAGACAATGTGGCCAAGGAACTGCCGCCGAAGACGGAAATGGTGCGCAAGGTGGAATTGACGGGGCCACAGCGCGACCTGTATGAAACCGTGCGTCTTGCGATGGATCAAAAAGTACGCGAAGAAATCGACAAGAAGGGCGTGGCGCGCAGCCAGATCGTCATCCTCGAAGCGCTGCTGAAATTGCGCCAGGTCTGTTGCGACCCGCGCCTGGTGAAATCCTTGCCGGCGAAGAAGCAGTCGGCCGGCTCGGCCAAGCTGCTCGACCTGATGCAGATGGTGGAAGACTTGCTCGACGAAGGGCGCAAGATCCTCGTCTTCTCGCAATTTACCAGCATGCTGGAATTGATCGAGGAAGAACTGGAATCGCGCGACATTCCCTACGCCTTGCTGACGGGCGAAACCAAGGACCGCGGCGCGCAAGTGGCGGCCTTCCAGCAGGGCGCCGTGCCGATCTTCCTGATCAGCCTGAAGGCGGGCGGCGTGGGCCTGAACCTGACGGCGGCCGACACGGTCATCCACTACGATCCGTGGTGGAATCCGGCGGCGGAAAACCAGGCCACGGACCGCGCCTGGCGCATCGGCCAGGACAAGCCCGTGTTTGTCTACAAGCTGATCGCCAAGGGCACGCTGGAAGAAAAAATCCAGCTGCTGCAGCAAAAGAAATCGGAGCTGGCGCAATCGATCCTGGCCGAAGGCGAAGCGCAGAAGATGGCCCTCACGCAGGAAGACTTGCAGCAGATTTTTGCCCCGCTGGAAGATTAA
- a CDS encoding PAS domain-containing sensor histidine kinase encodes MLPFLPFLVLLLAGVILMALRFIQLRRALLRARAGEATFRLLAEHGRDAAFLLDATTLELLYISPTAQRLSGYDLPALQSHAARLAADVPARLQRWRDGDASRATLLREVELPHADGHPLALEIHSTIVPAAAGRGVSVVGSVRDVSAAQAQAAEREKEHKRFASMLSHEFRTPLATIDGAVQRLVSTSTDADEATRKRYVKIQTAVDRLLAMIDDYLSPERMAAIGRERAAAGIAPLALLQQAAAGVPASHTVQLQLDEDLPATLRCDVPGMALCLKILLENAVKFSPPGSAITLAGRRAPEGGVELCVRDAGPGLPEAELAHLFDKGFRGIHAAGHPGAGLGLYMARAVVEVHGGTLHGHNLPAGGAVFRIWLPVPVQTRKSLASAEGNRDNSLT; translated from the coding sequence ATGCTGCCCTTCCTGCCTTTCCTTGTATTGCTGCTGGCCGGCGTCATCCTGATGGCGCTGCGTTTCATCCAGTTGCGCCGCGCCCTGCTGCGCGCACGCGCGGGGGAAGCGACGTTCCGCCTGCTGGCCGAACACGGCCGCGATGCGGCCTTCCTGCTCGACGCCACGACCCTGGAATTACTCTACATCAGCCCCACCGCGCAGCGCCTGAGCGGTTACGACTTGCCTGCCCTGCAAAGCCACGCGGCGCGCCTGGCGGCGGACGTGCCGGCCCGTTTGCAGCGCTGGCGCGACGGCGACGCCAGCCGCGCGACCTTGCTGCGCGAAGTGGAACTGCCGCACGCGGACGGCCATCCGCTGGCGCTGGAAATCCATTCCACCATCGTGCCGGCCGCCGCCGGCCGCGGCGTGAGCGTGGTGGGCAGCGTGCGCGACGTGAGTGCAGCGCAGGCGCAGGCAGCAGAGCGCGAAAAGGAACACAAGCGTTTCGCCTCGATGCTGTCGCATGAATTCCGCACGCCGCTGGCCACCATCGACGGCGCCGTCCAGCGCCTCGTGTCCACTTCGACGGACGCCGACGAGGCCACGCGCAAGCGCTATGTGAAGATTCAAACGGCCGTCGACCGCTTGTTGGCCATGATCGACGACTATCTGTCGCCCGAACGCATGGCGGCCATCGGCCGCGAGCGGGCCGCGGCCGGCATCGCGCCGCTGGCCCTGCTGCAGCAGGCGGCCGCCGGCGTGCCCGCCAGCCATACGGTGCAGCTGCAACTGGACGAGGACTTGCCGGCCACATTGCGCTGCGACGTGCCCGGCATGGCCCTGTGCCTGAAGATCCTGCTGGAAAACGCCGTCAAGTTCAGTCCGCCTGGCAGCGCCATCACCCTGGCGGGCAGGCGGGCGCCCGAAGGTGGCGTGGAACTGTGCGTGCGCGATGCGGGACCGGGCTTGCCCGAGGCGGAACTGGCGCATCTTTTTGATAAAGGTTTCCGCGGCATCCATGCCGCCGGCCACCCGGGCGCGGGCCTGGGCCTGTACATGGCGCGCGCCGTGGTGGAAGTGCATGGCGGGACTTTGCACGGGCATAATCTGCCCGCAGGCGGCGCGGTTTTCCGGATTTGGCTGCCCGTTCCTGTCCAGACAAGGAAAAGCCTTGCTTCCGCTGAAGGCAACCGTGATAATTCCTTGACGTAA
- a CDS encoding ShlB/FhaC/HecB family hemolysin secretion/activation protein, which produces MREMKKKGRPAAPATALTMLCLAMLALPGLARAQEAVAAAPERQVTIEEYLVRGNTVLDARAIEEAVTPFLGPGRTLKDVEGARDALVAAYQARGYQSVYVDLPEQQVEQGIVVLQVSETKVGRLRVVGAQYNSPLDVRQQVPALTEGTVPDFTQAQVELTALNRGPKRQVMPLVRQGTLPGTMDVDLKVDDSSPWRASVGLNNDYSADTKKLRTSMSVGHDNLWQLGHSATISFFGTPGDLNQTKVWSASYVAPIGTQGWSVEATGYQSNSNVASTGGTSVLGKGHALGMKVNYTVPNSGIWWHSFSAGIDFKDNQEALKLNGTGSSIPLKYVPLSVAYNGFAQTDTATYGLGLSLVAGTRASFGYGSDSAAYDNKRYKASPSFLVLKGDANATVTLGSGAQLHGRMSGQLADAALVSGEQMAAGGANSVRGYLSAEATGDYGVSGTVEWRTPQLTYFSRLENWRLFAFADGARLRLRDPMIEQKDLFGLASVGVGSSFQFLRYLNGRIDFAYPLRDGPRTHKHVRRINFNLSASY; this is translated from the coding sequence ATGCGTGAAATGAAAAAGAAGGGCAGGCCCGCGGCGCCCGCGACCGCCTTGACGATGCTGTGCCTGGCCATGCTGGCGTTGCCCGGCCTGGCGCGCGCGCAGGAAGCCGTGGCCGCCGCGCCGGAACGCCAGGTGACGATCGAGGAATACCTGGTGCGCGGCAATACCGTGCTCGACGCCCGTGCCATCGAAGAGGCCGTGACGCCGTTCCTGGGGCCGGGCCGCACCCTGAAGGACGTGGAAGGGGCGCGCGACGCCCTCGTGGCGGCGTATCAGGCGCGCGGCTACCAGTCCGTCTACGTGGACTTGCCGGAACAGCAGGTGGAGCAGGGCATCGTGGTGCTGCAGGTGAGCGAAACGAAAGTGGGCCGCCTGCGCGTGGTGGGCGCGCAATACAACTCGCCGCTCGACGTGCGCCAGCAGGTGCCGGCCCTGACGGAAGGCACGGTGCCCGACTTTACCCAGGCGCAGGTGGAACTGACGGCCCTGAACCGCGGGCCCAAGCGCCAGGTGATGCCGCTGGTGCGCCAGGGCACGTTGCCCGGCACCATGGACGTGGACTTGAAGGTCGACGACAGCAGCCCGTGGCGCGCCAGCGTCGGCCTGAACAACGATTACAGCGCCGATACGAAGAAGTTGCGCACCAGCATGTCGGTCGGCCACGACAACCTGTGGCAGCTCGGACACAGCGCCACCATCAGCTTTTTCGGCACGCCGGGCGACCTGAACCAGACCAAGGTGTGGTCCGCCTCGTACGTGGCGCCCATCGGCACGCAGGGCTGGAGCGTGGAAGCGACCGGCTACCAGTCGAACAGCAACGTGGCCAGCACCGGCGGCACCAGCGTGCTGGGCAAGGGGCATGCGCTGGGCATGAAAGTCAACTACACGGTGCCCAACAGCGGCATCTGGTGGCACAGCTTTTCCGCCGGCATCGACTTCAAGGATAACCAGGAAGCGCTGAAACTGAATGGCACCGGCTCGAGCATTCCATTGAAATACGTGCCGCTCAGCGTGGCCTACAACGGTTTTGCGCAGACGGACACGGCGACGTACGGCCTGGGCCTGTCGCTGGTGGCCGGCACGCGCGCCTCGTTCGGCTACGGCAGCGACAGCGCCGCCTACGATAACAAGCGCTACAAGGCCTCGCCCAGCTTCCTCGTGCTGAAGGGCGATGCCAACGCCACCGTCACCCTGGGCAGCGGCGCGCAGCTGCACGGACGCATGTCGGGCCAGCTGGCCGACGCGGCGCTCGTGTCGGGCGAGCAGATGGCCGCCGGCGGCGCCAATTCCGTGCGCGGCTATCTGTCGGCCGAAGCGACGGGCGACTACGGCGTCTCGGGCACCGTCGAATGGCGCACGCCGCAGCTGACGTATTTCAGCCGCCTGGAAAACTGGCGCCTCTTTGCCTTTGCCGATGGCGCGCGCCTGCGCCTGCGCGACCCGATGATCGAGCAGAAAGACCTGTTCGGCCTGGCTTCCGTGGGCGTGGGCAGCAGTTTCCAGTTCCTGCGCTACCTGAATGGCCGCATCGATTTCGCCTATCCGCTGCGCGATGGCCCGCGCACGCACAAACATGTGCGGCGCATCAACTTCAACCTGTCGGCCAGTTATTGA
- a CDS encoding YbjN domain-containing protein: MEHTNSNLLTTLNAEQMADAIKAAGCAVTSIEHDGVVRLHSASHGIGFQVLWGNEASPGQYADLTLSCPLRVQGGDLPAGLLAEWHRSKRFARVAQHGDFVVLEMDVLVAGGVSATHLNINLQLWTQMMGQFFLFLRNFTPADASVAAPAAAPAVVEEETVPA; the protein is encoded by the coding sequence ATGGAACACACGAATAGCAACTTGCTGACCACCCTGAACGCCGAGCAGATGGCCGACGCCATCAAGGCGGCCGGCTGCGCCGTCACCAGCATCGAGCACGATGGCGTCGTGCGCCTGCACAGCGCCAGCCACGGCATCGGTTTCCAGGTGCTGTGGGGCAATGAAGCCTCGCCCGGCCAGTACGCCGACCTGACCCTGAGCTGCCCGCTGCGCGTGCAGGGCGGCGACTTGCCTGCCGGCTTGCTGGCCGAATGGCATCGCAGCAAGCGTTTTGCGCGCGTGGCCCAGCATGGCGATTTTGTCGTGCTGGAAATGGATGTGCTGGTTGCCGGCGGCGTCAGCGCAACGCACCTGAATATCAATCTGCAATTGTGGACGCAGATGATGGGCCAGTTTTTCTTGTTTTTACGCAACTTTACGCCAGCCGACGCGTCGGTAGCGGCGCCAGCGGCGGCGCCTGCCGTGGTGGAAGAGGAAACAGTGCCGGCCTGA
- a CDS encoding DUF2341 domain-containing protein: MQRFRRLLFLLTILGTLAPGLAHAWWQPDWAYRKPVTIDAGPKAGAVGGDPGRIPVLLRLHSGNFNFEGVSDSGADLRFVAGDDKTVLNHQIEQFNPLLGIALIWVDVPALTAGTPQQLWMYYGNPKAPASGNGQRTFDPDYSLVYHFAEPGVPSRDSTAYGNHAQTAVPALDGSVIGTGARLGTTPLMLPASPSLALAAGAAFTFSAWVRPDNLGPQQVLYARRDGANELLIGVDQGVPFVQVNGQRSKPGQPIQAGQWSHLAVKAEKNNVALYVGGRPAVSLATALPAFGTAASVGADAPPVASGAATLGNFTGAIDELRLSRTARADALLLADAVSQGSESRLAVFGADEQQAGKSHFGFIIAAMPLDAWIVVGVLGLMMVLSWIIMIGKGRSYGAISRANAQFMQSFHEAAGAPLDHLARNGKLGASVKADSSLWRLYDVAIDEMRRRHDRGYDLNAVSNATIGAIRAAMDGVMVRESERMSKRMIWLSTTIEGAPYVGLFGTVIGIMLVFVVAAMAGAVDINSVAPGMAAALLCTAAGLGVAIPALFGYNWLSSRSDAIVADMAVFVDEFATRLAEEQGDGRQMRPVLQQA, from the coding sequence ATGCAACGTTTTCGACGTCTGTTATTCCTGCTCACGATCCTGGGCACGCTCGCTCCCGGCCTGGCGCATGCCTGGTGGCAACCTGACTGGGCTTACCGCAAACCCGTCACCATCGATGCCGGTCCCAAGGCGGGTGCCGTGGGCGGCGATCCTGGCCGTATCCCGGTGCTGCTGCGCTTGCATTCGGGAAATTTCAACTTCGAGGGCGTCAGCGACAGCGGCGCCGACCTGCGTTTCGTGGCCGGCGACGATAAAACCGTGCTGAACCACCAGATCGAGCAATTCAACCCGCTGCTGGGCATCGCCCTGATCTGGGTCGACGTGCCGGCCCTGACGGCAGGCACGCCGCAGCAGCTGTGGATGTACTACGGCAATCCGAAGGCGCCCGCCTCCGGCAATGGCCAGCGCACCTTCGATCCCGACTACAGCCTGGTGTACCACTTCGCCGAACCGGGCGTGCCTTCGCGCGACAGCACCGCCTACGGCAACCATGCCCAGACGGCCGTGCCGGCGCTGGACGGTTCCGTCATCGGCACGGGCGCCCGCCTGGGCACCACGCCGCTGATGCTGCCTGCTTCGCCATCGCTGGCGCTGGCCGCCGGCGCAGCGTTCACCTTTTCCGCCTGGGTACGTCCCGACAACCTGGGCCCGCAGCAAGTGCTGTATGCGCGCCGCGACGGCGCCAATGAATTGCTGATCGGCGTGGACCAGGGCGTGCCTTTCGTGCAGGTGAATGGCCAGCGCAGCAAGCCTGGCCAGCCCATCCAGGCGGGGCAATGGTCGCACCTGGCCGTCAAGGCGGAGAAGAACAACGTGGCCCTGTATGTGGGCGGCCGTCCGGCCGTCTCGCTGGCCACGGCCCTGCCGGCGTTCGGCACGGCCGCTTCGGTGGGCGCCGATGCGCCGCCGGTCGCTTCCGGCGCAGCCACCCTGGGCAACTTCACGGGCGCCATCGACGAGCTGCGCCTGTCGCGCACGGCCCGTGCCGATGCGCTGCTGCTGGCCGACGCCGTCTCGCAAGGTTCGGAATCGCGCCTGGCCGTGTTTGGCGCCGATGAACAGCAGGCAGGCAAGAGCCATTTCGGCTTCATCATCGCCGCCATGCCGCTCGACGCGTGGATCGTCGTTGGCGTGCTGGGCCTGATGATGGTCTTGTCGTGGATCATCATGATCGGCAAGGGCCGCAGCTATGGCGCCATCTCGCGCGCCAATGCGCAATTCATGCAGTCGTTCCACGAAGCGGCCGGCGCGCCGCTCGACCACCTGGCGCGCAATGGCAAGCTGGGCGCTTCCGTGAAGGCCGATTCCTCGCTGTGGCGCCTGTACGACGTGGCCATCGACGAGATGCGCCGCCGCCATGACCGTGGCTACGACTTGAACGCCGTCTCGAACGCCACCATCGGCGCCATCCGCGCCGCCATGGATGGCGTGATGGTGCGCGAAAGCGAGCGCATGTCCAAGCGCATGATCTGGCTTTCCACCACCATCGAAGGCGCGCCCTACGTGGGCCTGTTCGGTACCGTGATCGGCATCATGCTGGTGTTCGTCGTGGCCGCCATGGCCGGCGCCGTGGACATCAACTCGGTGGCGCCAGGCATGGCCGCTGCGCTGCTGTGTACGGCTGCCGGCCTGGGCGTGGCGATTCCCGCCCTGTTCGGCTACAACTGGCTGTCCTCGCGTTCGGACGCCATCGTTGCCGACATGGCCGTCTTCGTCGACGAATTCGCCACGCGCCTGGCGGAAGAGCAGGGCGACGGACGCCAGATGCGTCCCGTGCTGCAACAGGCGTGA